A DNA window from Arachis hypogaea cultivar Tifrunner chromosome 18, arahy.Tifrunner.gnm2.J5K5, whole genome shotgun sequence contains the following coding sequences:
- the LOC140181498 gene encoding serine/threonine-protein phosphatase 7 long form homolog, translating to MAGRNLYRLNGVAHIAGSIGDEPNRCIYSVRRQQNMPMHERIIPYLERAGLYHLARLNSQWFWLDEPLVSAFVERWRLETHTFHMPFGECTVTLQDVAFQLGLPVDGEAVSGCLGEFETYMEGGRPAWEWFEDLFGERPPPNKVKQMTVHFTWFHERFRVLPPDASEETVRIYARAYIMMLLSTQLFGDKSANRVHIRWLPFVANLDGMGRYSWGSAALTWLYRCMCRVANRNVTNLAGQLQLLQSWIFWRFPSLRPAGFEVFSFPLASRFGLCFFKFNKFIGRILNLVSHMT from the exons ATGGCAGGCAGGAACCTGTACCGACTGAACGGCGTTGCGCATATTGCCGGTTCTATTGGTGACGAG CCCAATAGGTGTATATACAGTGTGAGGCGGCAACAGAATATGCCCATGCATGAAAGGATCATCCCGTATTTAGAGCGGGCTGGATTGTACCATTTGGCTAGGCTAAATAGCCAATGGTTCTGGTTGGATGAGCCACTCGTTAGTGCGTTCGTTGAGAGGTGGCGTCTTGAGACGCATACGTTCCACATGCCTTTCGGAGAATGCACAGTGACATTGCAGGATGTGGCATTTCAGCTAGGGCTTCCTGTGGATGGGGAGGCTGTGAGTGGTTGCCTTGGTGAGTTTGAGACATACATGGAGGGTGGCCGACCAGCTTGGGAGTGGTTTGAGGACCTATTCGGTGAGCGGCCCCCACCGAATAAGGTCAAGCAGATGACAGTACACTTTACATGGTTCCACGAGAGGTTTAGGGTGCTACCACCAGATGCGAGCGAGGAGACTGTCCGCATATACGCACGGGCCTACATCATGATGCTGTTATCGACTCAGTTATTTGGGGACAAGAGTGCGAACCGGGTTCATATACGATGGTTGCCATTTGTGGCAAACCTTGATGGCATGGGGAGGTATAGCTGGGGTTCGGCCGCTTTGACGTGGCTGTACCGATGTATGTGTCGGGTAGCAAACAGAAATGTGACTAATCTTGCGGGCCAGCTCCAGTTACTTCAGAGTTGGATATTCTGGCGGTTTCCGTCTCTTAGGCCGGCCGGGTTTGAGGTTTTCTCTTTCCCGCTGGCATCAAGGTTTGGGTTATGCTTTTTTAAGTTTAACAAATTTATTGGGCGTATTTTAAATTTGGTTTCTCATATGACTTAA
- the LOC112769093 gene encoding protein PHOX1 — MGKPTGKKHQHQNQQNPPSATSRAAGPTSKPTPKPKPAAFDEDTAMFITMSQELREEGNRLFQKQDHEGAMLKYEKALNLLPRNHIDVANLRTSMARCYTRLGLGEYPRAIHQCNLALQVSPKYTRALLKRAKCYQALNRLDLALRDVRAVLGLEPNNLAALEFMEGLRKVMEEKGLVLEEEEEVDFDSGGGAKETPATCLKKVPREKSQKKKKGKRVDDEDKAVADKDKVVVVEESADGDAVQDKEVVSRMVEVEEEKVVKEEKLVEEEKVVKEERLVEEEKGVARTVKLVFGEDIRWAQLPANCSVRLVRDIVRDRFPGLKGVLVKYRDEEGDLVTITTTDELRLAESAVHENGSIRFYISEVDLDQEPCYDRVTNEGDTQEDGSKRNLGDGVQNGGVGQDTVLENNNNKMTVMEEWILQFARLFKNHVGFDSDSYLDFHELAMSLYAEAMEDTVTGDEAQELFEIAADKFQEMSALAMFNWGNVHMSKARNRAFFAEDGSREPSFEHVKAAYEWALNEYKKAEMRYEEALKIKPDFFEGYLALGHQQFEQARLCWCYALACKVDLEAGPSEEVLQLYNKAEDSMEKGILMWEEIEEQRLNGLSKSDKYRAQLEKMGMDRLLKDISSDEASKKATKMKSQIYLYWGTLLYERSVVEYKLGLPTWEECLEVAVEKFELAGASATDVAVIIKNHCSHETALEGFKIDEIVQAWNEMYDAQGWLFRAPSFRLEALFRRRIPKLHYILEQL; from the exons ATGGGGAAGCCGACAGGGAAGAAGCATCAGCATCAGAATCAGCAGAATCCTCCCTCGGCGACTTCACGGGCCGCCGGCCCAACTTCCAAGCCCACGCCGAAGCCCAAACCTGCCGCCTTCGACGAAGACACAGCGATGTTCATAACCATGTCTCAGGAGCTTCGTGAAGAAGGCAACCGCCTCTTCCAAAAGCAGGACCACGAGGGAGCCATGTTAAAGTACGAAAAAGCCCTCAATCTTCTCCCACGCAACCACATCGACGTCGCAAACCTCCGCACCAGCATGGCCCGATGCTACACGCGCCTCGGCCTCGGCGAGTACCCACGCGCCATCCACCAGTGTAACCTCGCTCTTCAGGTCTCACCTAAGTACACTAGGGCTCTGTTGAAGCGTGCCAAGTGCTATCAGGCTTTGAATCGGTTGGACTTGGCGTTGAGGGATGTTCGGGCTGTGTTGGGCCTCGAGCCCAATAACCTTGCCGCCTTGGAGTTCATGGAGGGATTGAGGAAGGTCATGGAAGAGAAAGggttggttcttgaggaagaagaggaggtagaTTTTGATTCTGGTGGTGGTGCCAAGGAGACGCCTGCTACGTGTTTGAAGAAAGTTCCGAGAGAGaaatcacagaagaagaagaagggaaagagGGTTGATGATGAGGATAAGGCCGTTGCGGATAAGGATAAGGTGGTTGTTGTTGAGGAGAGTGCGGATGGTGATGCCGTGCAGGACAAGGAAGTGGTTAGCAGGATGGTTGAGGTTGAGGAAGAGAAGGTTGTGAAAGAGGAGAAGCTGGTTGAGGAAGAAAAGGTTGTGAAAGAGGAGAGGCTTGTGGAGGAAGAAAAGGGCGTCGCAAGGACGGTGAAGTTGGTGTTTGGAGAGGATATTAGATGGGCACAGCTTCCTGCCAATTGTAGTGTGAGGTTGGTGAGGGATATAGTTAGGGATCGGTTTCCGGGTTTGAAGGGTGTTCTTGTGAAGTATAGGGATGAGGAGGGTGATTTGGTTACGATTACTACCACTGATGAGCTGAGGTTAGCTGAATCTGCTGTTCATGAGAATGGCTCAATTCGGTTTTATATTAGTGAGGTTGATTTGGACCAAGAGCCTTGTTATGATCGAGTAACCAATGAGGGTGACACCCAAGAAGACGGTAGTAAGAGGAATCTGGGCGATGGTGTTCAGAATGGGGGTGTGGGACAAGATACGGTtttggaaaataataataacaagatGACTGTTATGGAGGAATGGATTTTGCAGTTTGCACGGCTGTTCAAGAACCATGTTGGGTTTGATTCAGATTCTTATCTAGATTTTCATGAGCTGGCAATGAGTCTCTATGCAGAGGCAATGGAGGATACGGTAACAGGCGATGAAGCTCAAGAATTATTTGAGATTGCTGCAGACAAATTTCAAGAGATGTCAGCGTTGGCAATGTTTAATTGGGGGAATGTTCACATGTCCAAGGCAAGGAACAGGGCTTTCTTTGCAGAGGATGGGTCAAGAGAACCTTCTTTCGAGCATGTTAAAGCTGCATACGAGTGGGCCCTAAATGAGTACAAGAAAGCTGAGATGAGGTATGAGGAGGCCTTGAAGATCAAACCGGATTTTTTTGAAGGATATCTTGCTCTTGGACATCAGCAGTTTGAGCAAGCAAGGCTATGCTGGTGTTATGCGTTGGCATGCAAAGTGGATTTAGAAGCTGGTCCTTCCGAGGAGGTTCTTCAGCTCTACAACAAGGCAGAGGACAGCATGGAGAAAGGGATCTTGATGTGGGAGGAGATTGAGGAGCAGCGTTTAAATGGACTATCCAAATCCGATAAATATAGAGCACAATTAGAGAAAATGGGCATGGATAGGCTTCTCAAGGATATCTCGTCGGATGAAGCTTCAAAGAAGGCAACAAAGATGAAGTCACAAATATATCTTTATTGGGGTACCCTATTGTATGAACGTTCTGTTGTGGAATATAAGCTAGGCCTACCAACATGGGAGGAATGTTTGGAGGTTGCAGTCGAAAAGTTTGAGCTAGCTGGAGCTTCAGCAACGGATGTAGCTGTCATTATAAAGAATCACTGCTCTCATGAAACAGCACTTGAAG GGTTCAAAATTGATGAGATAGTACAGGCATGGAATGAAATGTATGATGCTCAAGGCTGGCTGTTTCGTGCTCCATCATTTCGACTTGAAGCATTGTTTCGTCGGCGCATTCCTAAACTACATTACATCTTGGAGCAACTTTAA